The nucleotide window CGGAGTTCTCCTGAATTTCGATGGCAAAGATGCCCCTGTTCAATCGTTGCGTGGCATGAAGCGAAATGCGACGTGGTGTGGCTACGGAATGCTTGAACCCCTCGCTGCGTCGGATTTGTTTCGCCCGATCGACTACCTTTCTCAGCATGCCCGGCTCCTAATGGAATCTAGGTATTTTTAACTTCGCACGCGTCTGTGTACCGTTAAGTTCACGACGCCCGAGCATAACATCCCAAAAGCGCGGGTCGAGTAACTTCCACTTGTCTTGGTGAGCTAGCGCACAGAGGATCGGTAAGACTTCCCTCGAGTTGCGCCGCTTGCACGACGCGAGCGAAGCCATGCAACGTCGAGTCGCAAACCTCGCAAAGTAATGGTTTATCCGGGTGCCTCGTCGCGCGAGAAAGCTATAGGCAGACAACCCGCAAGCGCTGGCTACTCTCGCTTATCTCACACTCTCCCACGTTAAATACGAGCCGCACGGCGAACCTGCCGCCGCTGAAATCAACTATCCGGCAGCTTGCTGCATGCGCACGGCGAGTTCGGCGCTGGCCTCGGCCGACTCCTTCACCTGCTCCGCATAGACCGCCGATTACCTGGCCGCAACTGCGCTGATATAGGCGCGCCGGGCATCGGCGGCGACCTCGAGCATGGCGTTTGCGGCCAGCAAACGGCCAGCCACAAAAACATGCTTGACCTTACCGCCGTGGGAAGGTCCACGCTGGAGTCATGATTTCTCATTGGAGGTAGGAAATGGAATTTGCCATACCGGATATGTCGTGCGGCGGTTGCGCTAACGCCATCACGCGTGCGGTCACGAGTCTCGACCCTGCAGCGAAGCTCGAAGTCGATGTCCCCGCTAAAATCGTCAAGCTCACGTCGACGCTGGCGCCCGAGCAACTCATCCAGGCTATCGAGGCAGCGGGTTTTCATCCGTCGCTGAGAGCCTGATAGCCTGATCGGATCGCCACCGGAAAGCAGCGCGCAACAGTCCGCCTCCGCTTCCCGGCATCAGCATCGTTCGAGACAACCTTCTCCCAACGGAAACTCACCATGAATAAACTTCGCGCCTTTCGTGCCCTTTGCCTGTTCGGCGGCTTTGCCTTTGCTGTCGCGGTCGTTCCCGTCCACGCCCAGCAACCGGCCGCCATGCCCGGCATGGCCATGTCTGGCTCCGCGGGCGCCGGTGCCGGTTCAGATGACGCGACGCAAGCGTTCAAGGCCGCCGACGACAAGATGATGCAAGACATGAGTGCAGACTACACGGGCAATGCCGACAAGGACTTTGTCGCCCACATGATTCCGCATCATCAAGGGGCGATTGAAATGGCGCAGGTCGAGTTGAAGTACGGCAAGGACCCGGAGTTGAAACGGCTGGCCAGGAACATCATCAAGGCGCAGCATGAGGAGATCGCGTTCATGAAAAGCTGGCAGGCCAAACATGGGGCGAAGTGAGGGCGCGGCGGCGCGAATCGAAGGAGACCAACATGACCGACACTCAGCGGCTCAATTACCTACGGATCGCGCTGGTATTGGTGGGCATCACGTCCATTGGACTTTATCCGCTGATGATCGTCTGGCCAGACGGTTGGGTCTGGCATACCGGACATTCGGAATATCCCCTGATGATTGTGGGCATGTACGCCACGCTGGGAGTGTTCCTGATTTTTGCGGCCCTGAATCCGCTCGCTCATCTCAGTCTTATCTGGTTCGCGGTGTGGTCGAGCGTGGTGCATGGCGGGATCATGGCCGGCCAGGCCCTGATGAATACCCCGTACCGCGGCCATCTTCGCGGGGACGTGCCGGCGCTTTTGCTCGCGGCGCTCGTTTTAGGGCTTCTCACTCCCCGTGGCGACAAAGCCAGATTTCTACGTGAGTAACGCTAATTTCGGTTTCAGGCCGCTTCGCCTGCGCGCGACGAGCGCAATGTTTCACACCGCCGTCGCGTCCAGGCACCTCTATCATCGAGCGCCCCCGTCCACGCTGCCCGCCGCCACGGCGGCAGCACCAGCAGAAACACCAGCCATCTCGCCCCGGCTCCTGCGCCATCCCGCCGGCGGCATCCCGAACTCGCGCTTGAAAGCCCGATTGAACGCCGCCTCCGACTCATACCCCACCTGATCCGCCACCGCCGCCAGCGACTTCGTGCCGCCACGCAACTCCTGCGCGGCGATCTGCAAACGCCAATGCGCGAGATACTGCATAGGCGGCTGACCGAGCAACTGGGTAAACCGTTGCGCCAGCGCGGACCGTGACAAACCCGCTTTGCGCGCCAGTTCATCGACTGTCCATCCATGCGCCGGCTGCGCATGCATCAGCGCCAGCGCACGACCGACGAACCGGTCCCCCACGCCCGCCAGCCAGCCCTTCCGATCGGACGGCAGCGCGTCGATGCAACGCCGCACCGCCTCCACGAACAGCAGTTCCGACAGACGCGCGAGAACGATCGCGCTGCCCACGCGCCATTCCGCCGCCTCGGCCGCCGCGAACCGTAACGACGATTCGAGCCACGCGGACTGCGGGTCGTTGCGCATGTCGACCTTGAAGATGCGCGGCAACGCGGACAGCACCGGGTTGCTCAACGTGTCGTCGCAGGCGAGAAAGCCGCATACCAGACGCGTGCGGTCTCCACCGCCGCCGTAGCGAAGCGCCATCAACTGTCCCGGTGTATTCCGCATCTGACTCTCGAGCAGTTCGCCAGTGGGTCCGGGCTTGATGTCGAGCGAACTGCCGAGCAGATGCGCTTCGCCTTGCGGCACGACGAGCAGTTCGCCGGCAGAGACGTAAATGGCGGACTCAGGGTCGCCCGGGAGCGCGGCCCAGCAGCCTCCCTCGGTAATCAGATGGTAGGAAACGATGCGTTCGGCCGGCGGAAGGAAGCTGCCGCACAGCGCTGCGTCCGCCTGGCCGTACAAACACCAGGGCGCAGTGAAGTCGCCGTTTAGATACACCGCACCACCAAGGCGAACCAGGCGGAGGACGTCGGAGAGCGCATCCATTATGGGGTCCAGGAACTTCGGCGTCCTGCGCAAAAGATCTGGACGCCTGGTCATTCATCGATTCAACAGCCGCACTGATACTAGCATCCATGCGAATCCCTTACAACAATGTTAAGGAATCTTGAATGAATCGAATACTTAACCTCAATTAAGGAGGCACCACATGAATTCATAGGTCGCCAGCGCAATAACACCAGCGTGCATCGCACAACTTTTTTCTCAGGAGCATCTCCATGTCTGAAGTCGATTCTTCTTCATCACGAACCTCCGAATTCGCTGACGTCAAAGCGCGTCAGCACGCCGCGTGGGAAACGGGCAACTATGCCGTCGTTGGCACGACGCTTCAGATCGTCGGAGAAAACCTGTGCGAGGCGCTCGATCTGCGCTCCGGCAGCCGCGTGCTCGATGTCGCGGCGGGAAACGGCAACGGCACGCTCGCCGCCGCGCGCCGCTGGTGCGATGTCACGTCGACCGACTACGTGGCCTCGCTGCTCGACGCGGGTCAGGCTCGCGCGCGAGCGGAAGGTCTGACAGCGGTGCAGTTCCGCGAAGCCGATGCCGAAGCGCTGCCCTACGCGGACGCCTCCTTCGACGTCGTCATGTCGACCTTCGGCGTCATGTTCACGCCCAATCAGGAGAAGGCGGCAAGCGAGCTGGCGCGCGTGTGCAAACCCGGCGGCAAGATCGGCCTCGCGAACTGGACGCCTGATAGCTTCATCGGCCAGGTGTTCAAGACGATCGGCAAATACCTGCCTCCGCCGCCAGGCGTCAAGTCGCCGGCACTGTGGGGCACCCGGGCGCGGCTCGACGAACTCTTTCACGGCAATGTGCGCAGTGTCGCCGTAACGAGTCGCGAATTCATGTTCCGTTACCGCTCGCCGGCGCATTGGCTCGAGGTATTCCGGACTTACTACGGCCCGATCAACAAGGCATTCGCCGCGATGGACGACGAACGGCAAGCGGCCTTCCAGCACGATCTCATGACGCTGATGGAAAGCCGCAACCGGTCGGGCGACGAGACGCTCGTGCTGCCCAGCGAGTATCTCGAGATCGTGATGGTGCGGCAATGAACGGGGTCGGCCGCGTACTGGCCGGCACGGCTGTCTACTTTTTCAATCGATGGCCAAAGGTCAGCGTCGTCGGCTTGCGGTGTATGTCGCTAGCTTTCGGCCTGCCGCTGTTTTCGTCTGTTTGCTTCTTCGGTCTTCGGTTCGTTCTCGCCAGCTTCGGGCTGATGTCTTAGGCTTCGCCGTTGCATCAAACCCGTTTTTTCCCGGCTTCGTCCTTTGCGGACGAAGCCGGATGTCGGCAAGATCGCGTGCGCGTTTGCCTTCGCGCCTCTCGTCAAACCGTCACGACGATCTCGCCGGATGGTTCGGTCACTGCGCCTGCGGCACCCGCACCCAGCCTTCCATCAGCACCCGCGCGCTGCGGCTCATGATGGCCTTGGTGACCGTCCACTCACCGCCGCTTTCGCTCGCCTCGGCGCCGACCCGCAACGTCCCCGACGGATGGCCGAAGCGCACCGACTCCTTCGCGCCGCCGCCCGCCGCGAGATTCACCAGCGTCCCCGAAATCGCCGCCGCGGTACCGATCGCCACCGCCGCCGTGCCCATCATCGCGTGATGCAACTTGCCCATCGACATCGCCCGCACCAGCAGATCGACGTCGCCCGCGCCGATGCGCTTGCCGCTCGACGCCACGTAGTCCGCCGGCTTCGCGACGAAGGCGACCTTCGGCGTATGCTGGCGCGTCGCGATCTCGTCGAGGTTCTTGATAAGCCCCATGCGCAACGCCCCATGCGCGCGAATCGTCTCGAACATCGCGAGCGCTTTGTCGTCGCTATTGATGGCGTCCTGCAACTCCGTGCCCTTGTAGCCGATCGACTCGGCGTCGACGAAGATGGTCGGAATGCCCGCGTTGATCATCGTCGCCTTCAGCGTGCCGACGCCCGGCACTTCGAGGTCGTCGACGAGGTTGCCGGTTGGGAACATCGAGCCGCCCGCGCCCTCTTCTTCCGCGGCCGGATCCATGAATTCGAGCTGCACTTCCGCGGCCGGAAACGTGACGCCGTCCAGTTCGAAGTCGCCGGTTTCCTGCACGGCGCCGTCGGTCATCGGCACGTGTCCGATGATCGTCTTGCCGATGTTCGCCTGCCAGATGCGCACAGTCGCCACCCCGTCGCGCGGAATCCGGCTCGGGTCGACGAGCCCCGCGCTGATCGCGAACGGCCCGACAGCGGCGGAGAGATTGCCGCAATTGCCGCTCCAGTCGACGAAGGCCTTGTCGATCGACACCTGACCGAACAGGTAATCCACATCGTGGTCGGGCCGGCTGCTTTTGGCGATGATCACCGTCTTGCTGGTGCTCGACGTCGCGCCGCCCATGCCGTCGATCTGCTTGCCATACGGATCGGGGCTGCCGATCACGCGCATCAGCAGCGCGTCGCGCGCGGCGCCGGGCACCTGGGCCGCCTCGGGCAAGTCTTGCAGGCGGAAGAACACGCCCTTGCTGGTGCCGCCACGCATGTAGGTGGCCGGAATCTTTATTTGGGGTTGGTGGGCCATGAAAATCGTGTCCTGATGTGGGCGGAACGGACGCTACGGCATACCACGCGATGCGCCCTGTTCCGCGTTAAACGTTCGCCGCCTTAAGTCACCTCAAGCCGCCTTCTTCGACGACTCGAGAAAGTCCTGCGCAAAGCGTTGCAGCACACCGCCGGCCTCGTAGATGGAGACCTCTTCGGCGGTGTCGAGCCGGCACGTCACCGGCACCTCGACCCGCTCGCCGTTCTTGCGCTGAATCACCAGCGTGAGGTCCGCGCGCGGCTTGCGTTCGCCGACCACGTCGAAGGTTTCCGTGCCGTCGATCGCCAGCGTGAGCCGGTTCACACCCGGCTTGAACTCCAGCGGCAGCACGCCCATGCCCACCAGATTCGTGCGGTGAATGCGCTCGAACCCTTCGGCGACGATCGCTTCCGCGCCGGCCAGACGCACGCCCTTCGCCGCCCAGTCGCGCGACGAACCCTGGCCATAGTCGGCGCCGGCAATCACGATCAGCGGCTGCTTGCGCTCCATGTAGGTTTCGATCGCTTCCCACATGCGCGTGACCTTGCCTTCCGGCTCGATGCGCGCGAGCGATCCCGCCTTCACCTTGCCGTCTTCGAGCACCATCTCGTTCTTCAGCGTGGGATTCGCGAAGGTGGCGCGCTGCGCCGTCAGGTGATCGCCGCGATGCGTCGCGTAGGAATTGAAGTCCTCTTCCGGCAAGCCCATCTTCGCCAGATATTCGCCCGAGGCGCTGTCCGCCAGAATCGCGTTGGACGGCGACAGGTGATCGGTCGTGATGTTGTCGCCCAGCACGGCGAGCGGCCGCATGCCTTTCAA belongs to Paraburkholderia sp. FT54 and includes:
- a CDS encoding heavy-metal-associated domain-containing protein; translation: MEFAIPDMSCGGCANAITRAVTSLDPAAKLEVDVPAKIVKLTSTLAPEQLIQAIEAAGFHPSLRA
- a CDS encoding DUF305 domain-containing protein, with amino-acid sequence MNKLRAFRALCLFGGFAFAVAVVPVHAQQPAAMPGMAMSGSAGAGAGSDDATQAFKAADDKMMQDMSADYTGNADKDFVAHMIPHHQGAIEMAQVELKYGKDPELKRLARNIIKAQHEEIAFMKSWQAKHGAK
- a CDS encoding DUF6632 domain-containing protein, with protein sequence MTDTQRLNYLRIALVLVGITSIGLYPLMIVWPDGWVWHTGHSEYPLMIVGMYATLGVFLIFAALNPLAHLSLIWFAVWSSVVHGGIMAGQALMNTPYRGHLRGDVPALLLAALVLGLLTPRGDKARFLRE
- a CDS encoding AraC family transcriptional regulator, with protein sequence MDALSDVLRLVRLGGAVYLNGDFTAPWCLYGQADAALCGSFLPPAERIVSYHLITEGGCWAALPGDPESAIYVSAGELLVVPQGEAHLLGSSLDIKPGPTGELLESQMRNTPGQLMALRYGGGGDRTRLVCGFLACDDTLSNPVLSALPRIFKVDMRNDPQSAWLESSLRFAAAEAAEWRVGSAIVLARLSELLFVEAVRRCIDALPSDRKGWLAGVGDRFVGRALALMHAQPAHGWTVDELARKAGLSRSALAQRFTQLLGQPPMQYLAHWRLQIAAQELRGGTKSLAAVADQVGYESEAAFNRAFKREFGMPPAGWRRSRGEMAGVSAGAAAVAAGSVDGGAR
- a CDS encoding methyltransferase domain-containing protein gives rise to the protein MSEVDSSSSRTSEFADVKARQHAAWETGNYAVVGTTLQIVGENLCEALDLRSGSRVLDVAAGNGNGTLAAARRWCDVTSTDYVASLLDAGQARARAEGLTAVQFREADAEALPYADASFDVVMSTFGVMFTPNQEKAASELARVCKPGGKIGLANWTPDSFIGQVFKTIGKYLPPPPGVKSPALWGTRARLDELFHGNVRSVAVTSREFMFRYRSPAHWLEVFRTYYGPINKAFAAMDDERQAAFQHDLMTLMESRNRSGDETLVLPSEYLEIVMVRQ
- the prpF gene encoding 2-methylaconitate cis-trans isomerase PrpF, with product MAHQPQIKIPATYMRGGTSKGVFFRLQDLPEAAQVPGAARDALLMRVIGSPDPYGKQIDGMGGATSSTSKTVIIAKSSRPDHDVDYLFGQVSIDKAFVDWSGNCGNLSAAVGPFAISAGLVDPSRIPRDGVATVRIWQANIGKTIIGHVPMTDGAVQETGDFELDGVTFPAAEVQLEFMDPAAEEEGAGGSMFPTGNLVDDLEVPGVGTLKATMINAGIPTIFVDAESIGYKGTELQDAINSDDKALAMFETIRAHGALRMGLIKNLDEIATRQHTPKVAFVAKPADYVASSGKRIGAGDVDLLVRAMSMGKLHHAMMGTAAVAIGTAAAISGTLVNLAAGGGAKESVRFGHPSGTLRVGAEASESGGEWTVTKAIMSRSARVLMEGWVRVPQAQ